In one window of Brenneria goodwinii DNA:
- a CDS encoding EAL domain-containing protein, whose product MTVDSISCAQRHYVIEPIYNCQNRLFAMELLTRFNDEGPCSEKRIQQMSRTEKHELLIDQLESVTQKQRYFIDNNIRLSINIDFTMAMFLFQDGDTRKLMDKLPFICLEISENFPNLNDGQRNPLLAALYERYPLWLDGFGSGGSNIYAVSQSTFYYVKLDKIFYWEMIKDKKVYKLSVLVENIKKYCHGIIIEGVQTHSEYYLLKNCGVDGIQGYIYPTYTLDTLPILKT is encoded by the coding sequence ATGACTGTCGATTCAATCTCATGCGCGCAGAGGCACTATGTTATAGAGCCCATCTATAACTGTCAGAATCGCTTATTCGCGATGGAATTGCTTACCCGATTTAATGATGAAGGCCCATGTTCGGAAAAACGCATTCAGCAGATGAGTCGCACTGAGAAGCACGAGTTATTGATAGACCAGCTGGAATCTGTCACCCAGAAACAGCGGTACTTTATAGACAACAATATACGCCTATCGATAAACATCGACTTTACTATGGCGATGTTTTTATTCCAGGATGGGGATACCAGGAAATTAATGGATAAACTCCCCTTTATTTGCCTGGAGATAAGCGAAAATTTTCCAAATCTTAACGATGGACAACGTAATCCACTGCTTGCAGCATTATATGAGCGTTATCCTCTTTGGTTAGATGGTTTTGGCAGCGGAGGTTCAAATATTTACGCTGTCAGCCAATCGACATTTTACTACGTTAAGTTAGATAAGATTTTCTACTGGGAAATGATAAAGGATAAAAAAGTCTACAAATTATCTGTCCTGGTAGAAAATATTAAAAAATATTGTCATGGCATCATTATTGAAGGCGTGCAAACTCATTCAGAATATTACCTTTTAAAAAACTGTGGGGTAGACGGTATTCAAGGATACATCTACCCAACCTATACATTAGATACATTGCCGATATTAAAGACATGA
- a CDS encoding EAL domain-containing protein, which translates to MPMVDSILDIDDRRYYVAKPIYDFQQKIFAVELLARYKNKGLSITKHPLRMNPSEKQDLLIEQLECICAKRSYFIENNVLVTVNIDFVMAVFLFQNQYASDLLDRLPFTQLKINEQFPNLNDGKRNPLLARLHERYPLWLDDLGKGDANLYAVSQSIFSYIKLDKNFYHSLMKNKEDDYIFLSLIKNIKKFCNGIIIEGIQDYPEYEYLKRCGVDGAQGHLYPTYQLDNLPTLSE; encoded by the coding sequence ATGCCGATGGTAGATTCAATACTAGATATAGACGATAGAAGGTACTATGTTGCGAAACCTATCTATGATTTCCAGCAAAAAATTTTCGCGGTGGAACTACTAGCACGGTATAAAAATAAAGGCCTCAGCATCACAAAACATCCCCTACGGATGAACCCATCAGAAAAACAAGACTTACTGATAGAGCAATTGGAATGTATTTGCGCAAAACGGTCATATTTCATTGAGAACAATGTTCTGGTCACGGTGAACATCGATTTCGTGATGGCCGTATTCCTATTTCAGAATCAGTATGCCAGTGATTTGCTAGACAGGCTCCCGTTCACTCAGTTGAAAATAAACGAGCAATTCCCAAATCTCAATGACGGGAAACGCAATCCGCTACTTGCCAGACTGCATGAACGTTATCCACTCTGGCTGGACGACCTGGGCAAAGGCGATGCGAATCTCTATGCCGTAAGCCAATCTATTTTCAGCTATATCAAGTTGGACAAGAACTTCTATCACTCGTTGATGAAAAACAAAGAAGATGACTACATCTTCCTGTCGTTAATCAAGAATATAAAAAAATTCTGCAATGGCATCATCATTGAAGGCATTCAGGATTACCCGGAATATGAATATTTAAAACGCTGCGGGGTAGATGGCGCGCAGGGGCACCTTTATCCGACATACCAGCTTGATAATTTACCCACATTATCTGAATAG
- the pfkB gene encoding 6-phosphofructokinase II, translating to MPQIFTLTLAPSLDCATTTPKIYPEGKLRCTAPVFEPGGGGINVARAIVHLGGEACAIFPIGGPTGDHLAELLEQEGVKTQTLHTQDWTRQNLHVHADNSGEQFRFVMPGARLTDGELDQLVDRILKIPAGSLLVISGSLPPGCDVEKLTYLVKQAQNGKLSCVVDSSGAALEACLKQGDLALVKPNHNELSALTGRPLESPDDVYNAASELIRTGSTERVVVSLGPQGALAIDSKDCIQAVPPPVKKLSTVGAGDSMVGAMTLKLAANAGLGEMVRYGVAAGTAATLNHGTRLCSKADTQRLYDYICQSKALTA from the coding sequence ATGCCCCAGATTTTTACGCTCACCCTTGCCCCATCCCTGGATTGCGCCACAACCACCCCCAAGATCTACCCCGAAGGGAAACTACGCTGTACCGCGCCGGTATTTGAACCCGGCGGAGGGGGAATTAATGTCGCCCGCGCCATTGTGCATCTGGGGGGCGAAGCCTGCGCCATTTTCCCCATCGGCGGACCCACGGGCGATCATCTGGCTGAATTGCTCGAACAGGAAGGCGTTAAAACCCAAACGCTGCACACGCAAGACTGGACGCGGCAGAACCTGCATGTCCATGCGGATAACAGCGGTGAACAGTTCCGTTTTGTTATGCCCGGAGCCAGGCTGACTGATGGCGAACTCGATCAATTGGTTGACCGTATACTGAAAATCCCCGCAGGTTCGCTGTTGGTGATCAGCGGCAGCCTGCCGCCGGGATGTGATGTTGAAAAACTGACCTATCTGGTGAAGCAGGCGCAGAACGGCAAATTAAGCTGTGTTGTCGACAGTTCCGGCGCAGCCCTGGAAGCCTGCCTGAAACAGGGCGATCTGGCGCTGGTGAAACCTAACCATAATGAACTCTCCGCCCTGACAGGACGCCCGCTGGAAAGCCCCGATGATGTCTATAACGCCGCGTCCGAACTGATACGCACGGGCTCGACCGAGCGGGTCGTGGTGTCACTGGGGCCGCAGGGCGCACTGGCTATCGATAGCAAAGATTGTATACAGGCCGTCCCGCCGCCGGTGAAAAAACTGAGCACCGTCGGCGCTGGGGACAGTATGGTGGGCGCGATGACGTTAAAACTGGCCGCCAACGCCGGACTGGGCGAGATGGTGCGCTACGGCGTCGCCGCCGGGACAGCGGCGACGCTGAACCACGGAACCCGTCTCTGTTCAAAAGCAGATACACAGCGCCTGTATGATTACATCTGCCAGAGTAAGGCGTTAACCGCGTAA
- a CDS encoding chaperone modulator CbpM yields the protein MMTEEMTFTMVELCQSVNISQDELIEVVELGVIVPLDPDKPSWVFDSYALSCLRRARRLQTELDLDWSGIAMTLTLLDKIDELKKENLQLRRQLSRFLMTS from the coding sequence ATGATGACTGAAGAAATGACATTTACGATGGTGGAACTGTGTCAGTCAGTAAATATTTCTCAGGACGAGCTTATTGAAGTGGTAGAGCTAGGCGTCATTGTCCCGTTGGATCCAGATAAGCCTAGTTGGGTCTTTGATTCCTATGCGCTGAGCTGCCTGCGGCGCGCCCGGCGGTTGCAGACTGAGCTGGATTTAGACTGGTCGGGAATTGCGATGACGTTGACGCTGCTGGATAAGATTGACGAGTTAAAGAAAGAGAATCTGCAGTTGCGCAGGCAACTGAGCCGCTTTTTGATGACGTCATAA
- the cbpA gene encoding curved DNA-binding protein: MEFKDYYAALEVDPSADLKTIKTAYRRLARKYHPDVSSEKDAESKFKDVAEAYEVLKDSERRAEYDELRLHRNDPRFSEPPPNYGGHEQTWHSTQGNPRDFSDFFESIFGRHAAGGQHASAETPHHARGQDFEMEVPLFLEETLTEQTRPISYHLPVFDEFGRQTKEITKTLNVKIPAGVGDGERIRLKGQGSAGFNGGPNGDLFLVIRLAPHPLFDIDGHDLHIVVPLAPWEAALGATIEVPTLTGKIALTIPPGSQSGKRLRIKGKGLVSKKKGVGDMYAILKVVMPPKPDEKASALWKQLAEQAAFNPRDGWESI, from the coding sequence ATGGAGTTTAAAGATTACTATGCTGCGTTGGAAGTAGACCCATCCGCCGATCTGAAAACGATCAAAACGGCCTACCGCAGGCTGGCGCGTAAATATCACCCCGATGTCAGCTCTGAGAAGGACGCAGAAAGCAAGTTTAAGGACGTCGCCGAAGCGTATGAGGTGCTAAAAGACAGCGAACGCCGCGCCGAATATGATGAGTTAAGACTGCACCGTAACGATCCCCGTTTTTCCGAACCACCGCCGAACTATGGCGGCCACGAGCAGACCTGGCATAGTACGCAAGGTAATCCCCGTGATTTTTCTGATTTCTTTGAATCCATTTTTGGCCGTCATGCCGCAGGGGGACAGCACGCGTCCGCTGAAACGCCTCACCATGCTCGTGGTCAGGATTTCGAGATGGAAGTGCCGCTGTTTTTAGAGGAAACCTTAACCGAGCAAACCCGGCCTATTTCTTATCATTTACCAGTTTTTGATGAGTTTGGCCGGCAGACGAAAGAAATCACCAAAACGCTGAATGTCAAAATTCCGGCAGGCGTTGGCGATGGCGAACGCATTCGCCTGAAAGGTCAGGGGAGCGCAGGATTCAATGGCGGACCGAACGGCGATTTATTCCTGGTTATCCGTCTTGCTCCGCATCCGTTGTTTGATATTGACGGCCACGATCTGCATATCGTGGTGCCGCTGGCGCCTTGGGAAGCGGCGTTGGGGGCTACGATTGAGGTGCCGACCTTAACTGGCAAAATCGCCCTGACGATCCCCCCCGGCAGCCAGAGCGGCAAGCGGTTGCGGATTAAAGGTAAGGGATTGGTCAGTAAGAAGAAAGGGGTCGGCGATATGTATGCCATCCTGAAAGTGGTGATGCCCCCGAAACCGGATGAAAAAGCCAGCGCCCTGTGGAAACAGTTAGCCGAACAGGCCGCGTTTAATCCTCGGGATGGATGGGAGTCAATATGA
- a CDS encoding UTRA domain-containing protein — protein sequence MKVIAKTVDVICQSLSERIRRGDFAEQGRLPSERALSDQFSTTRITLREALGQLESQGMIYRELRRGWFIAPPRFIYNPLHRSHFHAMAKLQGRAAQTEVLDAQRVKVNAALAQHLAMREGEEVYRIRRLRRIDGRAVLYVEHYLNPHYFPDLLDFDLTQSLTDLYRERYGIRYGRVRFTMLPTPMPQFAAPTLKIAPGSPALFITRINRDQHDRIIDCDCEYWRYDALYIDIEAKGLDSPAR from the coding sequence ATGAAAGTGATAGCGAAAACCGTTGACGTGATTTGTCAGTCGTTGAGCGAGCGTATTCGGAGAGGGGATTTTGCCGAACAAGGGCGTTTGCCTTCGGAACGTGCGCTGAGCGATCAGTTTTCGACGACGCGCATCACATTACGTGAAGCGTTGGGACAGTTGGAATCTCAGGGAATGATCTACCGCGAACTGCGGCGGGGATGGTTTATTGCGCCGCCTCGTTTTATCTATAATCCACTGCATCGTAGCCATTTTCATGCGATGGCCAAATTGCAGGGGCGCGCCGCGCAAACCGAAGTGCTGGATGCGCAACGGGTAAAAGTTAACGCGGCGTTGGCGCAGCATTTGGCGATGCGCGAAGGCGAAGAGGTTTACCGCATTCGCCGCCTGCGGCGTATTGACGGCAGAGCGGTGCTTTATGTGGAGCACTATCTCAATCCGCACTATTTTCCCGACTTGCTCGATTTTGATTTAACCCAGTCGCTGACCGATCTTTACCGCGAACGCTACGGTATTCGCTATGGGCGCGTTCGTTTCACCATGTTGCCCACGCCGATGCCGCAATTCGCCGCGCCTACGTTGAAAATTGCACCCGGCAGCCCGGCGCTGTTTATTACCCGGATCAATCGCGATCAGCACGATCGTATTATCGATTGCGACTGTGAGTATTGGCGTTACGACGCGCTATATATTGATATTGAAGCAAAAGGGCTGGACTCCCCAGCCAGGTGA
- a CDS encoding ABC transporter substrate-binding protein, with amino-acid sequence MKSLFASVLASAIVLSLPTAWAADTDIAALEQAARGEGQVNSVGMPDSWANWKDTWDDLSSKYGLKHSDTDMSSAQEIAKFDAEKNNASADIGDVGASFGPIAVQKGVTQPYKPSTWDQIPDWAKDKDGHWALAYTGTIAFIINKQQVKDAPRSWADLKNGKYVVTIGDVSTAAQAVNGVLAASYALGGDEKNIKPALDFFGELAKAGRLGVTNPVIANLEKGEIQVAVMWDFNALNYRDQIDKSRFDVVIPSDGSVTSGYTTIINKYAKHPNAAKLAREYIFSDAGQLNLAKGYARPIRAEFLTVPADIQEKLLPAEQYKNARPIADQEAWEKTSKLLPRQWQENVIINMHQ; translated from the coding sequence ATGAAATCTTTGTTTGCATCTGTGTTAGCCAGCGCCATTGTCCTCTCTCTGCCCACCGCCTGGGCCGCCGATACCGATATTGCCGCACTGGAACAAGCCGCCCGCGGCGAAGGTCAGGTAAATAGCGTCGGTATGCCCGATAGCTGGGCCAACTGGAAAGATACCTGGGACGATCTCAGCAGCAAATACGGTTTAAAGCACAGCGATACCGATATGTCATCGGCACAGGAAATCGCCAAATTTGATGCGGAGAAAAATAACGCCAGCGCCGATATCGGTGATGTCGGCGCGTCATTCGGCCCGATTGCCGTACAGAAAGGCGTCACCCAACCCTATAAACCCAGCACCTGGGATCAGATCCCTGACTGGGCGAAAGATAAAGATGGCCATTGGGCGTTAGCCTACACCGGCACCATTGCCTTTATCATCAATAAACAACAGGTTAAAGATGCGCCGCGCAGTTGGGCCGATCTGAAAAACGGTAAGTATGTCGTCACCATCGGCGATGTCAGCACGGCGGCGCAAGCGGTAAACGGCGTGCTGGCCGCCAGCTATGCGTTAGGCGGAGATGAGAAAAATATAAAACCGGCGCTGGACTTCTTTGGCGAGCTGGCCAAAGCCGGACGATTGGGCGTGACCAATCCGGTGATTGCAAATCTTGAGAAAGGCGAAATTCAGGTAGCGGTAATGTGGGACTTCAACGCGCTGAATTACCGCGATCAAATTGATAAATCCCGTTTTGATGTCGTGATCCCTTCCGATGGTTCGGTGACTTCCGGCTATACCACCATCATCAACAAATATGCCAAGCACCCGAACGCAGCCAAACTGGCGCGCGAATACATTTTCTCCGACGCGGGGCAGCTGAATCTGGCGAAGGGATATGCCCGGCCAATCCGTGCCGAGTTCCTGACGGTACCGGCGGATATCCAGGAAAAACTGCTGCCGGCCGAACAATACAAGAATGCCCGTCCTATCGCCGATCAGGAAGCCTGGGAAAAAACCTCGAAACTGTTGCCGCGTCAGTGGCAGGAGAACGTGATTATCAATATGCATCAGTAA